In Kordiimonas pumila, a single genomic region encodes these proteins:
- a CDS encoding NADP-dependent oxidoreductase gives MTVKIAKSWHFNKRPKNMIESDTFVLKELPIPPLKDGEFLFKTIYLSLDATNRVWLSDWDIYMEPVHIGDPMRGFVFGQIIESRNPNFPVGRYAAGLHTWSDHIITNGDSFDLFPVLDGLDLAETFAILSVAGPTAHVGLHEIGGLKENETVVVSGAAGAVGTIVGQIAKIRGCRVIGIAGSDEKCAMIVNEFGYDAAINYKTEDVTEALGKLCPDGIDLCFENVGGDILDASLTHMKDFGRVVICGLISSYNSSEPVPGPYMFRNLIMRRLTVRGFVILDHADIMPDVLKELASWVANGKLKMPTHIVDGLEAAPNALNLLYTGGNTGKLLVKI, from the coding sequence ATGACTGTAAAAATTGCAAAAAGCTGGCATTTCAATAAACGTCCAAAAAATATGATCGAAAGCGACACTTTTGTTCTCAAAGAACTGCCAATACCACCGCTGAAAGACGGCGAATTCCTCTTTAAAACCATCTATCTTTCCCTTGATGCCACAAACCGTGTTTGGTTAAGCGACTGGGATATTTATATGGAGCCGGTCCACATTGGTGACCCCATGCGAGGCTTTGTTTTTGGGCAGATTATTGAAAGCAGAAATCCTAACTTTCCGGTTGGCCGCTATGCCGCTGGCCTCCATACATGGTCTGACCATATTATCACTAACGGGGATAGCTTCGACCTTTTCCCTGTACTAGATGGCCTTGACCTTGCTGAAACCTTCGCGATCCTTAGCGTCGCGGGCCCAACCGCCCATGTCGGACTGCACGAAATTGGTGGTCTAAAGGAAAATGAGACTGTTGTTGTGAGCGGTGCTGCAGGTGCCGTCGGCACCATTGTGGGGCAAATCGCTAAAATCCGGGGTTGCCGTGTTATAGGCATTGCCGGGTCTGATGAAAAATGCGCCATGATTGTCAATGAGTTCGGATATGACGCTGCTATAAATTATAAAACGGAGGATGTAACAGAGGCTCTTGGCAAACTGTGCCCAGATGGCATTGATCTCTGCTTTGAAAATGTGGGCGGTGATATTCTAGATGCATCCCTAACACACATGAAGGACTTTGGCAGGGTTGTCATTTGCGGCCTTATATCCAGCTATAACAGCTCAGAGCCTGTTCCGGGACCTTACATGTTCAGGAACCTTATCATGCGGCGGCTAACAGTACGCGGGTTTGTTATCCTGGATCATGCTGACATTATGCCAGATGTACTTAAAGAGCTCGCTAGCTGGGTTGCTAACGGTAAATTGAAAATGCCCACACATATTGTGGACGGCCTAGAAGCCGCCCCAAATGCCCTAAACCTTCTCTATACAGGCGGAAACACAGGTAAGCTACTGGTAAAAATATAA
- a CDS encoding RHS repeat-associated core domain-containing protein yields the protein MMRMGRIPDDETAGQPFRYTGRRYDAETDLYYYRARYYSPKLGRFLQTDPVMPPL from the coding sequence ATGATGCGTATGGGCCGGATACCGGATGATGAAACAGCTGGCCAGCCGTTCCGCTACACGGGCCGCCGGTATGACGCAGAGACAGATCTCTATTACTACCGTGCGCGCTACTACAGCCCTAAGCTGGGCCGTTTCCTGCAAACCGACCCGGTAATGCCCCCATTATAG
- a CDS encoding PhoX family protein, which yields MMKADKNAGGRGNPASRRVVSNDKGTVSKVVAKSEAPSLSALITRRHVLLSGLAAVAVASVAGMRSRAALGAITPEPDFGSYKQQVLIRWGDPLWSTAPAVELTALKPQDAAQRFGYNNDFITFLPLPYGSTSSDHGLLVANHEYPVPHLMFKGVTRDSVPQALTDEQVATTLESVGLSVVEIKRGDAGWAIVEDSKFNRRVTGTTPIKFSGPAAGHLKMQTSADLSGHTVLGTHDNCNGGVTPWGTVLSGEEGSQDFLGGDISSAPDYDLLMRYHYDDSTPTGKYGWPGYDKRFDIATEPNEPNRFEWVVELDPYDPAAVPVKRTALGRFAHEGAHCTLAPDGRVVVYMGDDWEFEYCYRFVTDRAYNPDNRIANKDLLDEGVLSVACFSEDGTVLWKSLVYGKGPLTAANGFADQGDVLIQTRRAADLLGATPMDSPEGYMPDPSTGKVYITLSGNEDRAEATVNAANPRAMNKSGHLLELTPPDSGAGPDHAATMFEWQVRLLCDEDTMKASGFHPATKTNGYFYAPDNINFDPEGAMWICSDGPNVRGEDGLWKMETRGENAWLSQLFFLSPQGAECCGPAFTPDGKTMFVAIQHPGQDSASIKDAITRWPDFVDGEPPRPSVIAVMWE from the coding sequence ATGATGAAAGCAGATAAAAATGCTGGAGGCAGGGGTAACCCTGCTTCTCGGCGTGTGGTGTCTAACGATAAAGGCACTGTTTCAAAAGTTGTAGCTAAAAGCGAGGCTCCCTCGCTTTCCGCGCTTATTACCCGCAGGCATGTATTGCTATCAGGGCTTGCGGCTGTGGCTGTGGCGTCAGTCGCCGGTATGCGGTCACGCGCTGCATTGGGTGCGATAACACCAGAGCCTGATTTTGGAAGCTACAAGCAGCAAGTGCTGATCCGTTGGGGCGACCCGTTATGGTCCACAGCACCTGCGGTTGAACTGACAGCATTAAAACCACAAGATGCTGCACAGCGCTTTGGTTACAATAATGATTTCATTACGTTTCTACCGCTCCCTTATGGGAGCACATCCTCTGATCATGGGCTTTTGGTTGCAAATCATGAGTACCCCGTACCTCACCTGATGTTTAAAGGGGTGACGAGAGATAGTGTGCCGCAGGCACTGACAGATGAGCAGGTTGCCACCACGCTTGAATCAGTTGGCCTTTCGGTGGTTGAAATAAAACGCGGTGACGCAGGCTGGGCTATTGTAGAAGATAGCAAGTTTAACCGCCGTGTAACGGGTACAACGCCTATTAAGTTCTCTGGCCCTGCCGCGGGGCACCTGAAAATGCAAACTAGCGCTGATCTGTCAGGGCACACTGTGCTTGGCACACATGACAACTGCAACGGCGGTGTTACCCCGTGGGGCACGGTGTTATCAGGTGAAGAAGGATCGCAGGATTTTCTGGGGGGTGATATATCGAGTGCACCAGACTACGATCTTCTGATGCGCTATCACTATGATGACAGTACGCCCACGGGTAAATATGGTTGGCCGGGCTATGACAAGCGCTTTGATATAGCCACAGAGCCAAACGAGCCGAACAGGTTTGAATGGGTTGTGGAGCTAGATCCATATGACCCTGCGGCGGTGCCGGTGAAGCGAACAGCCCTCGGCCGTTTTGCCCATGAAGGGGCACACTGCACACTTGCGCCTGATGGCCGTGTAGTTGTCTATATGGGTGATGATTGGGAATTTGAATATTGCTACCGGTTTGTGACAGACCGTGCGTATAACCCTGATAATCGCATTGCCAATAAAGACTTATTGGATGAAGGCGTTTTGTCTGTTGCTTGCTTTTCCGAAGATGGTACCGTTCTTTGGAAGTCACTTGTTTACGGCAAAGGGCCTCTGACAGCGGCAAACGGTTTTGCAGATCAGGGCGATGTTCTTATACAAACGCGCCGCGCGGCTGACCTTCTCGGCGCAACCCCAATGGATAGCCCTGAGGGCTATATGCCAGACCCAAGTACGGGGAAGGTTTATATTACCTTGTCTGGCAATGAAGACCGTGCGGAGGCTACCGTAAACGCTGCTAACCCACGTGCTATGAATAAAAGTGGCCATTTGCTTGAGCTTACACCGCCTGATAGCGGGGCCGGGCCAGACCATGCAGCAACCATGTTTGAATGGCAGGTCAGGCTTTTATGCGATGAAGACACCATGAAAGCATCCGGGTTTCACCCTGCAACAAAAACGAATGGCTATTTTTACGCGCCAGATAATATCAATTTTGACCCGGAAGGGGCTATGTGGATATGCAGTGACGGGCCAAATGTGCGCGGTGAAGATGGCTTGTGGAAAATGGAAACCCGCGGCGAAAATGCGTGGTTATCTCAGCTTTTCTTTCTGTCACCACAAGGGGCAGAGTGCTGCGGCCCGGCATTCACGCCAGATGGCAAAACCATGTTTGTCGCTATTCAGCACCCAGGGCAGGATTCTGCCTCAATCAAAGATGCGATAACACGGTGGCCTGATTTTGTTGACGGCGAGCCACCAAGGCCGTCTGTTATTGCAGTTATGTGGGAGTGA